One Leifsonia shinshuensis DNA window includes the following coding sequences:
- a CDS encoding helix-turn-helix domain-containing protein, which produces MIESVMSGKMMSPAAGDPSSFGFSVWRGAPGSMERAHTHDDVELNVATGSLEYVIRGERVVVPPGVVLLFWASQPHQLVGFERDAEVTWLTVPLRTLLGWQLPAGFVERFLRGGLTLVEPGAGSFDAAALDRWRHELAEGGFAAETARKDIEVHVRRVAVSAGEAQRDGGAGADGDRAAAVVARMAAFAAENAHRNPRVAEVAAAVHLHPQYAMTLFKRVLGVSIGSYLTTCRIHDAQRLLVTTTDPVALVAEKVGYGSLSQFYDKFRQVTGCSPAVYRRGRVESG; this is translated from the coding sequence ATGATCGAGAGCGTGATGTCCGGAAAAATGATGTCCCCTGCCGCTGGAGACCCGTCGTCGTTCGGCTTCTCCGTGTGGCGGGGCGCGCCGGGGTCGATGGAGCGCGCGCACACGCACGACGATGTCGAGCTGAACGTGGCCACCGGCAGTCTGGAGTACGTGATCCGCGGCGAGCGGGTGGTCGTCCCGCCCGGCGTCGTCCTGCTGTTCTGGGCGTCGCAACCGCACCAGCTGGTGGGCTTCGAGCGGGACGCGGAGGTCACCTGGCTCACCGTTCCGCTTCGCACGCTGCTCGGCTGGCAGCTGCCGGCCGGCTTCGTCGAACGCTTCCTCCGCGGCGGGCTCACGCTCGTGGAACCCGGCGCCGGGTCGTTCGACGCCGCAGCCCTGGATCGATGGCGGCACGAGCTCGCGGAGGGCGGCTTCGCAGCCGAGACGGCGCGCAAGGACATCGAGGTGCACGTGCGCCGCGTCGCCGTCTCCGCGGGGGAGGCCCAGCGGGACGGCGGCGCGGGCGCCGACGGCGATCGCGCCGCAGCGGTGGTGGCGCGGATGGCCGCGTTCGCCGCGGAGAATGCGCACCGCAACCCGCGCGTCGCCGAGGTCGCGGCAGCCGTCCACCTGCATCCGCAGTACGCGATGACGCTGTTCAAGCGGGTGCTCGGAGTCTCCATCGGCAGCTATCTGACCACCTGCCGCATCCACGACGCGCAGCGGCTGCTGGTGACGACGACCGATCCCGTCGCGCTCGTCGCCGAGAAGGTCGGCTACGGCTCGCTCAGCCAGTTCTACGACAAGTTCCGCCAGGTGACAGGCTGCAGTCCGGCGGTCTATCGTCGGGGACGGGTCGAGAGCGGCTGA
- a CDS encoding phytanoyl-CoA dioxygenase family protein, whose product MTIQTPIPTRPYHLTDEEIARFDEDGYLILRNRIPAELLTRLQDAADQWIADGAALPADDGRGADYTYAERPTGRVMFRVDYLHNKNQAASLELLGSPAVLGIAESLAGPDFVPTYESLVFKKAGDGAAINWHQDAVHPRTRRIFNIDVYLDPSRAGEGALRVAPGSHKAPVDVCQLEEEYGWDAPGVIQAELEPGDVLVHDVMVVHGSEAVVGNRLRRTIYYEFRAAGQIIDEGPWDAEWIDRRLRLVPVALREHERANPGADGFQWHISDSLRPASSGDDETELRIAHTVHSPGSYCSAGSVPFAADDGTSSAKL is encoded by the coding sequence ATGACAATCCAGACACCGATTCCCACCCGCCCGTACCACCTGACCGACGAGGAGATCGCCCGCTTCGACGAGGACGGCTACCTGATCCTCCGCAACCGCATCCCCGCTGAACTGCTGACGCGGCTGCAGGACGCAGCCGACCAGTGGATCGCGGACGGCGCGGCCCTCCCCGCGGACGACGGACGCGGCGCCGACTACACGTACGCCGAACGGCCGACCGGGCGTGTGATGTTCCGCGTCGACTACCTGCACAACAAGAACCAGGCGGCGTCGCTGGAACTCCTCGGCTCCCCGGCGGTGCTCGGCATCGCCGAGAGCCTGGCCGGGCCCGACTTCGTCCCCACCTACGAGTCTCTGGTGTTCAAGAAGGCCGGCGACGGCGCCGCGATCAACTGGCACCAGGACGCCGTGCATCCGCGCACGCGACGCATCTTCAACATCGACGTCTACCTGGACCCGTCGCGCGCGGGCGAAGGGGCGCTGCGCGTGGCGCCCGGCTCGCACAAGGCGCCCGTCGACGTCTGCCAGCTCGAGGAGGAGTACGGCTGGGACGCCCCGGGGGTGATCCAGGCCGAACTGGAGCCCGGCGACGTCCTCGTGCACGACGTGATGGTGGTCCACGGGTCGGAGGCTGTCGTCGGCAACCGCCTGCGGCGCACGATCTACTACGAGTTCCGCGCCGCAGGGCAGATCATCGACGAGGGCCCCTGGGACGCCGAGTGGATCGACCGGCGCCTGCGGCTCGTCCCCGTCGCACTGCGGGAGCACGAGCGGGCGAATCCGGGCGCCGACGGGTTCCAGTGGCACATCTCCGACAGCCTCCGCCCCGCCTCGAGCGGCGACGACGAGACCGAGCTGCGGATCGCCCACACCGTGCACAGCCCCGGCTCGTACTGCAGCGCCGGGAGCGTCCCGTTCGCGGCGGACGACGGCACGTCTTCGGCCAAGCTGTGA
- a CDS encoding NADP-dependent oxidoreductase, with product MSRHDEMTTFEYDRNGEVEVLQQRTRRMPSPGHDEVLVEVVTAGVNHIDGFIRSGREEAWADVPFPRGSGSDFAGIVVAGDADGRFRRGDEVIGHLRQGAHASHVIAPVGALVRKPPSVSWETAGGLFLAGATALDTLDDLRVGPGDTVVISAAAGGVGSIEAQLAKQRGARVIGTCGERNFDYLRQVGIRPVTYGAGIEERIRELAPDGVTVLIDNFGQDGRALAEALGVPASRYRSSADRRETELSLLQDDPDSVAHATALLARLAHLADEHAFTLLISGYYPLTELASAYDDLQNLHARGKIVLGTHPVTTYRTLKARDVQEARD from the coding sequence GTGAGCAGGCACGACGAGATGACGACCTTCGAGTACGACCGGAACGGCGAGGTCGAGGTCCTTCAGCAGCGCACCAGGCGGATGCCGTCACCCGGCCACGACGAGGTCCTCGTCGAGGTCGTGACGGCCGGCGTCAACCACATCGACGGTTTCATCCGCAGCGGACGGGAGGAGGCGTGGGCCGACGTGCCGTTCCCGCGCGGCTCCGGAAGCGACTTCGCCGGAATCGTCGTGGCCGGCGACGCCGACGGACGGTTCCGCCGGGGCGATGAGGTGATCGGCCACCTGCGCCAGGGTGCGCACGCGTCGCACGTCATCGCCCCCGTCGGCGCCCTCGTCCGCAAACCCCCGAGCGTGAGCTGGGAGACCGCAGGCGGCCTGTTCCTCGCCGGCGCGACCGCGCTCGACACCCTGGACGACCTCCGCGTCGGACCGGGCGACACGGTGGTGATCTCCGCCGCGGCCGGCGGAGTGGGCAGCATCGAGGCGCAGCTCGCGAAGCAACGGGGCGCCCGCGTCATCGGCACCTGCGGCGAGCGCAACTTCGACTACCTCCGGCAGGTCGGCATCCGGCCGGTGACATACGGCGCCGGGATCGAGGAGCGGATCCGCGAGCTGGCCCCCGACGGCGTCACCGTCCTGATCGACAACTTCGGGCAGGACGGCCGTGCCCTCGCCGAAGCGCTCGGCGTGCCCGCGTCGCGCTACCGGTCGAGCGCGGACCGCCGCGAGACCGAGCTGAGCCTGCTGCAGGACGACCCGGACTCCGTCGCGCACGCGACCGCTCTGCTGGCGCGACTGGCCCACCTGGCCGACGAGCACGCGTTCACCCTGCTCATCTCCGGGTACTACCCGTTGACCGAGCTCGCCTCGGCGTACGACGACCTCCAGAACCTGCACGCGCGCGGCAAGATCGTGCTGGGCACGCATCCGGTGACCACGTACCGGACGCTGAAGGCACGCGACGTGCAGGAGGCGCGCGACTGA
- a CDS encoding DHA2 family efflux MFS transporter permease subunit has protein sequence MTGTRTRWLGLVFISVAVALIIVDSTIVNVAIPSIVTELKVDSTGVQWIQESYTLVFASLLLVFGTLADRFGRRRILLIGVTVFTLASVAAALAPTGAFLIGSRLVQGVGGAMILPTTLSLINATFRGRERAIAFAVWGSTIGGMTALGPLLGGWLTTAFSWRWAFGINVPLGVIIVVGVLATVAESRDTAHAGRVDWLGALLSVVASASLVFALIEGRTYGWWFVDTAPRIGDWTWPFQLSPVPIAFAVAVLAGIGFVLRGRARMKAGKSTMLALGLFRIPSFRNGNIAAMIVSLGEFGIILALPIWLQNILGYSALDTGLILLALAIGSFLASGFAGAFGNRIAPVVIVRIGLAAEIVGVAGLGFVISDATPWGALIPFLFVYGFGVGLATAQLTGVVLKDVPVEQSGQGSGTQSTARQIGSALGIAILGTILFGTTSLVLGAKLDDRGVPAQQADPLVSAVVDSSGAAIARLEANPRTAPVAADAKVAFSDGTRYAAFSAAGFLVVGLLATLSLGGASGGGAARTAEPEERDDPAREEQTT, from the coding sequence GTGACCGGAACCCGCACGCGCTGGCTCGGACTGGTGTTCATCAGCGTCGCCGTGGCGCTCATCATCGTGGACTCCACGATCGTCAACGTCGCCATCCCCTCCATCGTCACGGAGCTGAAGGTCGACTCCACCGGCGTGCAATGGATCCAGGAGTCCTACACGCTGGTCTTCGCCTCCCTGCTGCTGGTGTTCGGCACCCTCGCCGACCGGTTCGGGCGCAGGCGCATCCTCCTCATCGGCGTCACGGTCTTCACGCTCGCCTCCGTGGCGGCGGCGCTGGCGCCGACCGGTGCGTTCCTCATCGGCTCGCGGCTGGTGCAGGGCGTCGGCGGCGCGATGATCCTGCCCACGACGCTCTCGCTGATCAACGCGACGTTCCGGGGTCGCGAGCGGGCGATCGCGTTCGCCGTCTGGGGGTCCACCATCGGCGGGATGACCGCCCTCGGACCGCTGCTGGGCGGCTGGCTGACGACGGCGTTCTCCTGGCGGTGGGCGTTCGGGATCAACGTACCGCTCGGGGTGATCATCGTGGTGGGCGTGCTCGCCACGGTCGCGGAGTCGCGCGACACCGCGCACGCGGGGCGGGTGGACTGGCTCGGTGCTCTGCTGTCGGTGGTCGCGAGCGCGAGCCTGGTGTTCGCGCTGATCGAGGGCCGCACCTACGGGTGGTGGTTCGTCGACACGGCGCCGCGGATCGGCGACTGGACCTGGCCGTTCCAGCTGTCTCCCGTGCCGATCGCCTTCGCCGTCGCCGTGCTCGCGGGGATCGGGTTCGTGCTCCGCGGCCGCGCCAGGATGAAGGCGGGGAAGAGCACGATGCTGGCGCTCGGGCTCTTCCGCATCCCGTCGTTCCGCAACGGCAACATCGCCGCCATGATCGTCTCGCTCGGCGAGTTCGGCATCATCCTCGCGCTGCCGATCTGGCTGCAGAACATCCTCGGCTACAGCGCACTCGACACCGGCCTCATCCTGCTCGCCCTCGCGATCGGCTCCTTCCTGGCCAGCGGTTTCGCCGGAGCCTTCGGCAACCGGATCGCGCCCGTCGTCATCGTCCGCATCGGGCTCGCCGCCGAGATCGTCGGGGTCGCCGGCCTCGGCTTCGTCATCTCGGACGCGACGCCGTGGGGAGCGCTGATCCCCTTCTTGTTCGTCTACGGCTTCGGTGTCGGGCTGGCGACGGCGCAGCTGACCGGGGTCGTCCTGAAGGACGTGCCGGTGGAGCAGAGCGGTCAGGGCTCCGGCACGCAGAGCACCGCCCGGCAGATCGGGTCGGCGCTCGGCATCGCGATCCTCGGCACCATCCTGTTCGGCACGACCAGCCTGGTCCTGGGCGCGAAGCTCGACGACCGCGGCGTCCCCGCGCAGCAGGCCGATCCCCTCGTCTCGGCGGTGGTCGACAGCTCGGGCGCGGCCATCGCCCGGCTGGAGGCCAACCCGCGCACGGCGCCGGTGGCCGCCGACGCCAAGGTCGCGTTCAGCGACGGCACCCGGTACGCGGCGTTCTCGGCCGCCGGATTCCTGGTGGTGGGTCTCCTGGCGACCCTGTCGCTGGGCGGGGCGTCGGGAGGCGGGGCGGCGAGGACCGCCGAACCGGAGGAGCGGGACGATCCGGCCCGCGAGGAGCAGACCACATGA
- a CDS encoding exo-beta-d-1,3/1,6-glucosidase produces MTSLLPSTTTEPAEETLPYQDPSLTTAERVGDLLGRMTVEEKVGQMLQLDARDDLADHVLRRHVGSILHTSPERILEANRLTAQTRLRIPLLVGEDCIHGHSFWPGATIYPTQLGMAASWDAELIERVARASAEEVAVTGVHWTFSPVLCIARDLRWGRISETFGEDPFLIGELASAMVRGYQGSGLDDPTAILATAKHFAGYSETQGGRDASEADISRRKLRSWFLPPFERVAREGCRTFMLGYQSTDGVPITVNDWLLSEVLRGEWGYTGTLITDWDNVGRMVWEQKIQPDYAHAAAAAVKAGNDMVMTTPHFFEGALEAVARGMLAEDAFDAAVARILTLKFDLGLFEDPRLPSPDLDLVVGSAEHAELNLEIARRSIVLLENDGTLPLAASSPLRVALVGPLADDAQTQLGDWAGGSGQAGWLDGQPREMITTVLDGLSAIGGWTVTHARGADILTLEDDPRGSTFPDGQPRPPVVVPCVPDERLIAEAVAAAEASDVVVAVVGDRIELVGEGRSTATLELIGGQIALLDAVIATGKPVVVVLLASKPLVLPPSVARAAAVLWAANPGMKGGQALAEIIAGEVEPSGRLPISFARHVGQQPTYYNQIRGQHGDRYADLTQSPTWAFGEGLSYTTVTYEDLTLAATSLALGDVIDASVTVTNTGARPVRETVQVYVRDQVTSVSWADKELKTYRQVDLAPGESARVRLTLPVAECTIVDAAGERRVEAGGFELLVGPSSRDEVLLGAGFEVR; encoded by the coding sequence ATGACCTCGCTCCTCCCGTCCACGACCACCGAACCAGCAGAGGAGACCCTTCCGTACCAGGACCCGTCGCTGACGACCGCCGAGCGCGTCGGCGACCTCCTCGGCCGCATGACGGTGGAGGAGAAGGTCGGGCAGATGCTCCAGCTCGACGCGCGCGACGACCTGGCGGACCACGTCCTGCGCCGCCACGTCGGCTCCATCCTGCACACCTCCCCGGAGCGCATCCTGGAGGCCAACCGGCTCACCGCGCAGACCCGGCTTCGGATCCCGCTGCTGGTCGGCGAGGACTGCATCCACGGCCACTCGTTCTGGCCCGGCGCCACGATCTACCCGACCCAGCTCGGTATGGCCGCGTCGTGGGACGCCGAGCTGATCGAGCGCGTCGCCCGCGCCAGCGCGGAGGAGGTCGCCGTCACCGGTGTGCACTGGACCTTCTCGCCCGTGCTGTGCATCGCCCGCGACCTCCGCTGGGGCCGGATCAGCGAGACCTTCGGCGAGGACCCGTTCCTCATCGGCGAGCTCGCCAGCGCCATGGTCCGCGGCTACCAGGGCAGCGGGCTGGACGACCCGACCGCGATCCTCGCCACCGCCAAGCACTTCGCCGGCTACTCGGAGACGCAGGGCGGCCGCGACGCGAGCGAGGCCGACATCTCGCGGCGCAAGCTGCGCAGCTGGTTCCTGCCGCCGTTCGAGCGGGTCGCCCGCGAGGGCTGCCGCACGTTCATGCTCGGCTACCAGAGCACCGACGGCGTGCCGATCACGGTCAACGACTGGCTGCTCAGCGAGGTGCTGCGCGGCGAGTGGGGCTACACCGGCACGCTCATCACCGACTGGGACAATGTCGGCCGCATGGTCTGGGAGCAGAAGATCCAGCCGGACTACGCGCACGCCGCCGCGGCCGCCGTGAAGGCCGGCAACGACATGGTGATGACGACCCCGCACTTCTTCGAGGGCGCTCTGGAGGCGGTCGCGCGCGGGATGCTCGCGGAGGACGCCTTCGACGCCGCGGTCGCCCGCATCCTGACGCTGAAGTTCGACCTCGGCCTGTTCGAGGACCCACGCCTCCCGTCGCCCGACCTGGACCTGGTGGTCGGCAGCGCGGAGCATGCCGAGCTCAACCTCGAGATCGCGCGCCGCTCGATCGTGCTGCTGGAGAACGACGGCACGCTGCCGCTGGCCGCGTCCTCGCCCCTCCGCGTCGCGCTCGTCGGCCCGCTCGCCGACGACGCGCAGACCCAGCTCGGCGACTGGGCCGGCGGCTCCGGCCAGGCCGGCTGGCTGGACGGCCAGCCCCGCGAGATGATCACGACGGTCCTCGACGGCCTGAGCGCCATCGGCGGCTGGACCGTCACGCATGCCCGCGGCGCCGACATCCTCACGCTGGAGGACGACCCGCGCGGCTCGACCTTCCCGGACGGCCAGCCACGGCCTCCCGTGGTCGTGCCGTGCGTGCCGGACGAGCGCTTGATCGCGGAGGCCGTCGCCGCGGCAGAGGCGTCCGATGTGGTGGTCGCCGTCGTCGGCGACCGCATCGAACTCGTCGGCGAGGGCCGCTCCACCGCGACCCTGGAACTGATCGGCGGCCAGATCGCGCTGCTGGACGCGGTGATCGCGACCGGGAAGCCGGTGGTGGTGGTGCTCCTGGCCTCCAAGCCGCTCGTGCTGCCGCCGTCGGTCGCGCGTGCCGCGGCCGTGCTGTGGGCCGCGAATCCCGGCATGAAGGGCGGCCAGGCTCTGGCGGAGATCATCGCGGGCGAAGTGGAGCCGTCCGGCCGCCTCCCGATCTCCTTCGCCCGTCACGTCGGCCAGCAGCCGACCTACTACAACCAGATCCGCGGCCAGCACGGCGACCGGTACGCCGACCTCACCCAGTCGCCCACGTGGGCGTTCGGCGAGGGCCTGTCCTACACGACGGTGACGTATGAGGACCTGACGCTCGCCGCCACGTCGCTCGCTCTCGGCGACGTCATCGACGCGTCGGTGACGGTGACGAACACGGGTGCGCGCCCGGTGCGCGAGACCGTGCAGGTGTACGTGCGCGACCAGGTCACGAGCGTGAGCTGGGCCGACAAGGAGCTGAAGACGTACCGCCAGGTCGACCTGGCGCCGGGGGAGTCGGCGCGGGTGCGCCTGACGCTGCCGGTGGCCGAGTGCACGATCGTGGACGCGGCGGGGGAGCGGCGTGTGGAGGCGGGCGGGTTCGAACTGCTCGTGGGGCCGTCGTCGCGGGATGAGGTGCTGCTGGGGGCGGGGTTCGAGGTCCGCTGA
- a CDS encoding ABC transporter permease: protein MTLPQTAFVQAQTPEPLAPKKTTFWSQLKASLAMFSNPKSATGLIILGVFVLVAIFAPLIAPYDPEAQNLKETLQPPSFAHLLGTTHIGQDVFSQLVYGTRGVLVVGFLATIMATVVAIVVGVTAGYLRGWKSESLSALSNVFLVIPGLPLMIIVASQFQDPPLALIAAVLGLTGWAWGARVLRAQTMSLRNRDFIQAARANGEPLHRVILVEMLPNLLAIIASSFVGTMTAAVLGLTTLAFIGVIPVSNLNWGTILFWAQQNNAFPDYWWWYVPAGLCIALLGVSLALINFGIDEYVNPRLRSAGERARAMKRKGMNLNAAVTQVRTTSTTTASTPAASAAASPESNTV, encoded by the coding sequence ATGACCCTGCCGCAGACTGCATTCGTCCAGGCTCAGACGCCGGAGCCGCTCGCGCCGAAGAAGACCACCTTCTGGTCGCAGCTCAAGGCCTCCCTGGCCATGTTCAGCAACCCGAAGTCGGCCACCGGCCTGATCATCCTGGGCGTGTTCGTGCTGGTCGCGATCTTCGCCCCGCTGATCGCGCCGTACGACCCGGAGGCGCAGAACCTGAAGGAGACCCTGCAGCCGCCGTCGTTCGCGCACCTGCTCGGCACGACCCACATCGGCCAGGACGTCTTCAGCCAGCTCGTCTACGGCACGCGCGGCGTGCTCGTCGTCGGCTTCCTGGCGACGATCATGGCCACGGTCGTCGCGATCGTCGTCGGCGTGACCGCCGGCTACCTGCGCGGCTGGAAGAGCGAGTCGCTGTCGGCGCTGTCGAACGTGTTCCTCGTCATCCCGGGCCTGCCGCTGATGATCATCGTCGCGTCGCAGTTCCAGGACCCGCCGCTGGCGCTCATCGCGGCCGTGCTCGGGCTGACCGGATGGGCGTGGGGCGCGCGCGTGCTGCGCGCGCAGACCATGTCGCTGCGCAACCGCGACTTCATCCAGGCCGCGCGGGCGAACGGCGAGCCGCTGCACCGCGTGATCCTGGTGGAGATGCTGCCGAACCTGCTGGCGATCATCGCCTCCAGCTTCGTCGGCACCATGACCGCCGCCGTGCTCGGTCTGACCACGCTCGCGTTCATCGGTGTCATCCCGGTGTCCAACCTGAACTGGGGGACCATCCTGTTCTGGGCGCAGCAGAACAACGCGTTCCCGGACTACTGGTGGTGGTATGTCCCGGCCGGCCTCTGCATCGCGCTGCTCGGCGTCTCCCTCGCCCTGATCAACTTCGGCATCGACGAGTACGTGAACCCGCGCCTGCGCTCGGCGGGCGAGCGGGCCCGTGCGATGAAGCGCAAGGGCATGAACCTCAACGCCGCCGTCACCCAGGTGCGCACCACCTCGACCACGACAGCCTCGACCCCGGCCGCCTCGGCTGCAGCCTCCCCGGAAAGCAACACTGTATGA
- a CDS encoding ABC transporter permease: MSAETTTSAGLTSADSVPVDPTLVGTTATRAEGRGPRVPWRFIGGRVAFYVFTLWAAITINFFIPRLMKGDAVSSYMARSQGQLTPDAEKALRLLFGVDKSVPLWQQYLDYWNMLLHGNLGVSISTGMAPVGDAIASALPWTLGLVGFATVVSFLIGTSLGAVIGWRRGGKLDVFIPITTFLGTIPYFWLGLIFIAIFSSTLGWFPAGHAYELGVDPGWNADFIGQVVSHAALPMATIVVVSVGGWVLGMRNMMLTVLDEDYITVAQAKGMPDRRVLWRYAARNAVLPQIQSFALALGFIVSGTIVMEMVFSYPGIGLLLLNATNAKDYALMQGIFLVLVLAVLIANIIADIAYAILDPRTRQTEA; the protein is encoded by the coding sequence GTGAGTGCCGAGACGACGACGTCCGCCGGCCTGACCTCGGCCGATTCCGTTCCCGTCGACCCGACCCTCGTCGGCACGACCGCGACCAGGGCCGAGGGCCGTGGGCCGCGCGTACCGTGGCGGTTCATCGGCGGCCGCGTGGCCTTCTACGTGTTCACCCTGTGGGCGGCCATCACGATCAACTTCTTCATCCCGCGCCTGATGAAGGGCGACGCCGTCTCCTCCTACATGGCGCGCAGCCAGGGCCAGCTGACCCCGGACGCCGAGAAGGCCCTGCGGCTGCTGTTCGGCGTCGACAAGTCGGTGCCGCTCTGGCAGCAGTACCTCGACTACTGGAACATGCTGCTGCACGGCAACCTCGGGGTCTCCATCTCGACGGGTATGGCGCCCGTGGGCGACGCGATCGCCTCCGCCCTGCCGTGGACGCTCGGCCTGGTCGGCTTCGCCACCGTGGTCTCCTTCCTGATCGGGACGAGCCTCGGCGCGGTGATCGGCTGGAGGCGCGGCGGCAAGCTGGACGTCTTCATCCCGATCACGACGTTCCTCGGCACGATCCCGTACTTCTGGCTCGGACTGATCTTCATCGCGATCTTCTCCAGCACGCTCGGCTGGTTCCCTGCCGGCCACGCGTACGAGCTGGGCGTCGACCCGGGCTGGAACGCCGACTTCATCGGCCAGGTCGTCTCCCACGCCGCGCTGCCGATGGCCACCATCGTGGTCGTCTCGGTCGGCGGCTGGGTGCTCGGCATGCGCAACATGATGCTGACGGTGCTGGACGAGGACTACATCACCGTGGCGCAGGCGAAGGGCATGCCTGACCGGCGCGTGCTGTGGCGGTACGCCGCCCGCAACGCGGTGCTGCCGCAGATCCAGAGCTTCGCGCTCGCGCTCGGCTTCATCGTCAGCGGCACGATCGTGATGGAGATGGTGTTCTCCTATCCCGGCATCGGCCTGCTGCTGCTCAACGCGACCAACGCGAAGGACTACGCGCTCATGCAGGGCATCTTCCTCGTGCTCGTCCTTGCCGTGCTGATCGCGAACATCATCGCGGACATCGCGTACGCCATCCTCGACCCGCGCACCCGCCAGACGGAGGCCTGA
- a CDS encoding ABC transporter ATP-binding protein, whose protein sequence is MTTLEFKNVTKIYNVRGSGQLKALDDVSFTLGQRQTIGLVGQSGSGKSTIAKILTQLETPTSGQVLLDGAPIPRSGKRLRQYRQQLRMVFQDPFASLNPSHTIRHHIERPLRLDHVVPKGEVDDEVRRLLRRVQLDADAVIDRRPHELSGGQRQRVAIARALASRPTLLVADEPVSMLDVSLRVGVLNLLADLQREEGLGVLYITHDLATARHFSDEIIVLNQGRIVEHGPADDVILRPKDPYTRELRAASPDPEKHFGALTAQTAGGAQ, encoded by the coding sequence ATGACCACGCTCGAGTTCAAGAACGTCACCAAGATCTACAACGTCCGTGGCTCCGGGCAGCTGAAGGCGCTGGACGACGTCAGCTTCACGCTGGGCCAGCGGCAGACGATCGGCCTGGTCGGCCAGTCCGGCAGCGGCAAGTCCACGATCGCGAAGATCCTGACCCAGCTGGAGACGCCGACGAGCGGGCAGGTGCTGCTGGACGGCGCCCCGATCCCGCGCTCGGGCAAGCGGCTGCGGCAGTACCGCCAGCAGCTGCGGATGGTCTTCCAGGACCCGTTCGCCTCGCTGAACCCCTCGCACACGATCCGGCACCACATCGAGCGCCCGCTGCGCCTGGACCACGTCGTCCCGAAGGGCGAGGTGGACGACGAGGTGCGCCGCCTGCTGCGCCGCGTCCAGCTGGACGCGGACGCCGTGATCGACCGCCGTCCGCACGAGCTCTCCGGAGGCCAGCGGCAGCGCGTCGCCATCGCCCGCGCCCTCGCCTCCCGGCCGACGCTGCTGGTGGCCGACGAGCCGGTGTCGATGCTCGACGTGTCGCTGCGCGTCGGTGTGCTGAACCTGCTCGCCGACCTGCAGCGCGAGGAAGGGCTCGGGGTGCTCTACATCACCCACGACCTGGCCACCGCGCGGCACTTCAGCGACGAGATCATCGTCCTCAACCAGGGCAGGATCGTCGAGCACGGCCCCGCCGACGACGTGATCCTGCGTCCGAAGGACCCGTACACGCGCGAGCTCCGCGCCGCGTCGCCCGACCCCGAGAAGCACTTCGGTGCTCTGACCGCCCAGACTGCAGGAGGTGCGCAGTGA
- a CDS encoding ABC transporter ATP-binding protein gives MTDSLLSVRDFSVVYDVDPPVAAVKNVSLDIKRGEIVGLAGESGCGKTTLAYGVQRLLKPPAVITGGSVVFHDEGGDDIDINALDAEQMRRFRWDKTSMVFQGAMNALNPVATIGSQLEDVFLVHRPEMSRAERKAAVAELLEIVKVGGQRMRSYPHELSGGMRQRVMIAMALALRPQLMVMDEPTTALDVLVQREILKQISQLRHDFGFSVVFITHDLPLLLEISDRIAIMRDGEIVELATAEQIWTNPQHEYTQKLLQSFPRLTGERGVVVR, from the coding sequence ATGACAGACTCCCTTCTCTCCGTGCGCGACTTCTCCGTCGTGTACGACGTGGACCCGCCCGTCGCGGCGGTCAAGAACGTCTCCCTCGACATCAAGCGCGGCGAGATCGTCGGTCTCGCCGGCGAGAGCGGCTGCGGCAAGACGACCCTGGCGTACGGGGTCCAGCGCCTGCTCAAGCCGCCGGCCGTGATCACCGGCGGCAGCGTCGTCTTCCACGACGAGGGCGGCGACGACATCGACATCAACGCCCTCGACGCGGAGCAGATGCGCCGCTTCCGCTGGGACAAGACCTCCATGGTGTTCCAGGGCGCGATGAACGCCCTCAACCCGGTCGCCACGATCGGGTCGCAGCTCGAGGACGTCTTCCTCGTGCACCGCCCCGAGATGAGCCGGGCCGAGCGCAAGGCGGCGGTGGCCGAGCTGCTGGAGATCGTCAAGGTGGGCGGCCAGCGGATGCGCTCCTACCCGCACGAGCTCTCCGGCGGCATGCGCCAGCGCGTGATGATCGCCATGGCGCTCGCCCTCCGGCCGCAGCTCATGGTGATGGACGAGCCGACGACCGCGCTCGACGTGCTCGTGCAGCGCGAGATCCTCAAGCAGATCTCCCAGCTCCGCCACGACTTCGGGTTCTCCGTCGTCTTCATCACCCACGACCTCCCGCTGCTGCTGGAGATCAGCGACCGGATCGCGATCATGCGCGACGGCGAGATCGTGGAGCTCGCGACCGCCGAGCAGATCTGGACGAACCCGCAGCACGAGTACACGCAGAAGCTGCTGCAGTCGTTCCCCCGCCTCACGGGAGAGAGAGGAGTGGTCGTCCGATGA